In one Corallococcus sp. EGB genomic region, the following are encoded:
- a CDS encoding ABC transporter ATP-binding protein has product MTNPNPEAPPILAQGLHKTYKVGFWFNRTVRALQSMDLRVDAGQIYGLLGPNGAGKSTTIKILMNLVRPSGGTAQLFGKPVEDAETRRLVGFVPENPAPYEYLTGREFVTLAGQLAGLSGQELDTRVTEVLGAVEMAGAEKLQIRRYSKGMVQRVALAQALVGRPKLLILDEPTSGLDPLGRRQMRDLILAERTKGTTVLFCSHIIPDVESLCDRLAVLVGGRRVREGSVQELVSAQVPTVEVVVEGMNSEQVRGLGIPLESVQALDGRVMLQVADVDSQRLLGGVLGAGGRVNRMQPARFSLEQLFMNALKESGRATSVGGEINT; this is encoded by the coding sequence ATGACGAATCCCAACCCTGAAGCCCCGCCCATCCTGGCGCAGGGACTCCACAAGACCTACAAGGTCGGCTTCTGGTTCAACCGCACCGTCCGGGCGCTCCAGTCCATGGACCTGCGGGTGGATGCAGGGCAGATCTACGGCCTTCTGGGTCCCAATGGCGCGGGCAAGTCCACGACCATCAAGATCCTGATGAACCTCGTGCGCCCCAGCGGGGGCACGGCGCAACTCTTCGGCAAGCCCGTGGAGGACGCAGAGACGCGCAGGCTGGTGGGCTTCGTGCCGGAGAACCCCGCCCCCTACGAGTACCTCACAGGCCGGGAGTTCGTGACGCTGGCCGGGCAGTTGGCGGGCCTGTCCGGCCAGGAGCTGGACACGCGCGTCACGGAGGTGCTGGGCGCCGTGGAGATGGCAGGCGCGGAGAAGTTGCAGATCCGCCGCTACTCCAAGGGCATGGTGCAGCGCGTGGCACTGGCGCAGGCGCTGGTGGGCCGGCCCAAGCTGCTCATCCTGGACGAGCCCACGAGCGGCCTGGATCCCCTGGGACGCCGACAGATGCGCGACCTCATCCTGGCGGAGCGGACCAAGGGAACCACCGTGCTGTTCTGCAGCCACATCATCCCGGACGTGGAGTCGCTCTGCGACCGGCTGGCGGTGCTGGTGGGTGGACGACGGGTGCGCGAAGGCAGCGTGCAGGAGCTGGTGTCCGCGCAGGTCCCCACGGTGGAGGTGGTGGTGGAGGGGATGAACTCCGAACAGGTGCGCGGCCTGGGCATCCCCCTGGAGTCGGTGCAGGCCCTGGACGGACGCGTGATGTTGCAGGTGGCCGACGTGGACAGCCAGCGGCTGTTGGGAGGCGTGCTGGGTGCGGGCGGCCGGGTGAACCGGATGCAGCCGGCTCGCTTTTCCCTGGAGCAGCTGTTCATGAACGCGCTGAAGGAATCTGGCCGCGCGACGAGCGTGGGTGGGGAGATCAACACGTGA
- a CDS encoding type IV pilin protein: MMNRLFRKKGGFTLIELMIVVAIIGILAAIAIPNFIRFQAKSKQSEAKTNLKAIFTAQKSYFGEKDKYVTDFTVIGFDPEPANRYSYGLKAGCVAAVPATAAGRVDAKTGCIGQDSGKFATAPTAANAFGTLGIEGTCPSCNFYANAIGNVDNDPAGDVWGITSNPTGGTLTGTCGVDTTISSAGEPGNAYNDVSCE; encoded by the coding sequence ATGATGAACCGTCTCTTCCGGAAGAAGGGTGGCTTTACCCTCATCGAGCTGATGATCGTGGTCGCCATCATCGGCATCCTGGCCGCCATCGCCATCCCGAACTTCATCCGCTTCCAGGCGAAGTCGAAGCAGTCCGAGGCGAAGACGAACCTCAAGGCCATCTTCACCGCGCAGAAGTCGTACTTCGGTGAGAAGGACAAGTACGTCACCGACTTCACGGTCATCGGTTTCGATCCTGAGCCCGCGAACCGCTACAGCTACGGCCTGAAGGCGGGCTGCGTTGCCGCCGTCCCCGCCACGGCCGCCGGCCGCGTGGACGCGAAGACGGGCTGCATCGGCCAGGACTCCGGCAAGTTCGCGACGGCGCCGACCGCCGCCAACGCGTTCGGCACGCTGGGCATCGAGGGCACCTGCCCGAGCTGCAACTTCTACGCGAACGCGATCGGCAACGTCGACAACGACCCGGCCGGTGACGTGTGGGGCATCACCTCCAATCCGACGGGCGGCACGCTGACGGGCACCTGCGGCGTGGACACCACCATCTCCTCCGCTGGCGAGCCGGGCAATGCGTACAACGACGTGAGCTGCGAGTAA
- a CDS encoding sensor histidine kinase, translated as MKWRIASVAFLLGSLSTGLSWLTLQPVLIRLLDMARRLALPGSLDTEGLARIRAFLPLALGLDLLVLTVLAYGVLDLAVGRPLRAMEKSVAQLGRLQLDVPLSGQGGPFLSRIQRELQRMAEALRQEQALTRSQLEALREANARLARAQTELVASERLATVGKLAAGVAHEVGNPLAGILGYLSLARSKAQGPELKDFLERIDHEVLRIDRIVRGLLDLGRPASTQPGPVDVGQVVETCVRLVRAGPELDRVDVTLELAPGLLARADPGPLSQILINLLLNAAQAMGGEGRVRISTRREDARVLVEVEDSGPGLSPEVRARLFEPFFTTKGRQGTGLGLAVSLNLAQGMGGRLDASDGAGGGACFRLDLPAP; from the coding sequence ATGAAGTGGCGCATCGCCAGCGTGGCGTTCCTGTTGGGCTCGCTGTCCACGGGCCTGTCGTGGCTGACGCTGCAGCCGGTGCTCATCCGCCTGCTGGACATGGCGCGGCGGCTGGCGCTGCCGGGGTCGCTGGACACGGAAGGGCTCGCGCGGATCCGCGCCTTCCTGCCGCTGGCGCTGGGGTTGGACCTGCTCGTGCTGACGGTCCTGGCCTATGGGGTGCTGGACCTGGCGGTGGGCCGGCCCTTGCGCGCCATGGAGAAGTCCGTGGCGCAACTGGGCCGGCTGCAACTGGACGTGCCCCTTTCGGGGCAGGGCGGCCCGTTCCTGTCGCGCATCCAGCGCGAGCTGCAGCGCATGGCGGAGGCGCTGCGCCAGGAGCAGGCCCTCACGCGCTCGCAGCTGGAGGCGCTGCGGGAGGCGAACGCGCGGCTCGCGCGGGCGCAGACGGAGCTCGTCGCCTCCGAGCGTCTGGCCACGGTGGGAAAGCTGGCCGCGGGCGTGGCGCACGAGGTGGGCAACCCCCTTGCGGGCATCCTGGGCTACCTCTCCCTGGCGCGTTCGAAGGCGCAGGGGCCGGAGCTGAAGGACTTCCTGGAGCGCATCGACCACGAGGTCCTGCGCATCGACCGCATCGTGCGGGGGCTCCTGGACCTGGGCCGTCCGGCCAGTACACAGCCGGGGCCGGTGGACGTGGGGCAGGTGGTGGAGACGTGCGTGCGGCTGGTGCGCGCCGGGCCGGAGCTGGACCGGGTGGACGTCACCCTGGAGCTGGCGCCTGGCCTGCTCGCCCGCGCGGATCCGGGGCCCCTGTCGCAGATCCTCATCAACCTGCTGCTCAACGCCGCCCAGGCCATGGGGGGCGAGGGGCGCGTGCGCATCTCCACCCGGCGCGAGGACGCGCGCGTCCTGGTGGAGGTGGAGGACAGCGGCCCGGGCCTGTCGCCAGAGGTGCGCGCGCGTCTCTTCGAGCCGTTCTTCACCACCAAGGGGCGGCAGGGCACGGGCCTGGGCCTCGCGGTGTCCCTGAACCTGGCCCAGGGCATGGGCGGCCGGCTGGACGCGAGCGACGGCGCGGGCGGTGGCGCATGTTTCCGGCTGGACCTGCCCGCGCCCTGA
- a CDS encoding A24 family peptidase has translation MTFTYAPGWAEPLFILFLFILGLCIGSFLNVVIARVPEGLSIVRPGSRCPKCGHVLSWYENIPVLSWLGLRGRCRGCGAPISPRYVLVELLTGLLFLACLKRFDWTYALVPALVLVFLLVPLTFIDLEHWILPFSLTVPGIVAGVLLAIPRGVDAVWHAVLGAAVGFLGFRLMEYVGWRAFKREALGGGDKYLVALLGAFLGWHSLLGILFFASLQGSIVGVALLAFTGRAGPRGAPEAEAPAQPPPPQDPQADAPVTPAPEAPAAPEEDAEPEPTMTWDFMKPGVPLWKRVVLVPGSLLFQPIPDAPLDEEGEEIDEWVPGPTNIPFGPWLALAGLEVMLLGPLLMRVLPVDVALMLGGTR, from the coding sequence GTGACGTTCACCTACGCGCCGGGCTGGGCCGAGCCCCTCTTCATCCTCTTCCTGTTCATCCTCGGCCTGTGCATCGGGTCCTTCCTCAATGTCGTCATCGCGCGGGTCCCCGAGGGGCTGAGCATCGTGCGGCCCGGGTCCCGCTGCCCGAAGTGCGGGCATGTTCTCTCCTGGTACGAGAACATCCCCGTCCTGTCGTGGCTCGGGCTGCGCGGGAGGTGTCGCGGCTGCGGCGCGCCCATCTCTCCGCGCTACGTCCTGGTGGAGCTGCTCACGGGCCTCTTGTTCCTCGCGTGTCTCAAGCGCTTTGACTGGACGTACGCGCTGGTGCCCGCGCTGGTGTTGGTGTTCCTGCTCGTGCCGCTCACCTTCATCGACCTGGAGCATTGGATCCTCCCGTTCTCGCTGACGGTGCCGGGCATCGTCGCGGGCGTGCTGCTGGCCATCCCCCGGGGCGTGGACGCGGTGTGGCACGCGGTGCTGGGCGCGGCGGTGGGGTTCCTGGGCTTCCGGCTCATGGAGTACGTCGGCTGGCGCGCCTTCAAGCGCGAGGCCCTGGGGGGCGGGGACAAGTACCTCGTCGCGCTCCTGGGGGCCTTCCTCGGCTGGCACTCGCTTTTGGGCATCCTCTTCTTCGCGTCGCTGCAGGGCTCCATCGTGGGCGTGGCGCTGCTGGCCTTCACCGGCAGGGCAGGGCCGCGCGGCGCGCCGGAGGCAGAAGCCCCCGCGCAGCCTCCGCCTCCCCAGGACCCCCAGGCGGACGCGCCCGTCACCCCGGCGCCCGAGGCCCCAGCGGCTCCCGAGGAGGATGCGGAGCCCGAGCCCACGATGACGTGGGACTTCATGAAGCCCGGTGTGCCGCTGTGGAAGCGGGTGGTGCTCGTCCCCGGGAGCCTGCTGTTCCAGCCCATCCCGGACGCGCCGCTGGATGAGGAGGGGGAAGAGATTGATGAGTGGGTCCCGGGGCCCACCAACATCCCCTTCGGGCCGTGGCTGGCGCTGGCGGGGCTGGAGGTGATGCTCCTGGGACCGTTGCTCATGCGCGTGCTGCCCGTGGACGTGGCCCTGATGCTCGGCGGGACGCGGTGA
- a CDS encoding ABC transporter permease has translation MSAFSAMMWNGFREARRNRVTVVVGVFAAVVLLSSSLVTEVTVATFDRVLTDFGLGMMSLILVFLTIFLSSSLLSREIERRTIFLVVSKPVSRRQFLLARLAGNMLTLGVLLVAMTLIFLGELLLFGADITSTQLLASAGLWFELLILSSVGILFSSFAGPAVSAIATTGMYFTGHLTGDLYMLASRSESSAVQAIGKTIYYLLPNLERVNFRPQATYALPVDAATFFSGVGYSLAWTLVLITLAIAIFERRDFR, from the coding sequence GTGAGCGCCTTCTCCGCGATGATGTGGAATGGCTTTCGCGAGGCGCGCCGCAACCGGGTGACGGTGGTGGTGGGCGTGTTCGCCGCGGTGGTGCTGCTGTCATCCTCGCTGGTGACGGAGGTGACGGTCGCGACGTTCGACCGCGTGCTGACGGACTTCGGCCTGGGGATGATGAGCCTCATCCTCGTCTTCCTCACCATCTTCCTGTCCAGCAGCCTGCTCAGCCGGGAGATTGAACGGCGCACCATCTTCCTGGTGGTGAGCAAGCCCGTATCGCGCCGTCAGTTCCTGCTGGCGCGGCTGGCGGGCAACATGCTGACACTGGGCGTGCTGCTGGTGGCGATGACGCTCATCTTCCTGGGCGAGTTGCTGCTCTTCGGCGCGGACATCACGTCCACGCAGTTGCTGGCGAGCGCGGGGCTGTGGTTCGAACTGCTCATCCTCAGCAGCGTGGGCATCCTCTTCTCCAGCTTTGCCGGGCCGGCCGTGTCCGCCATCGCGACCACGGGCATGTACTTCACCGGACACCTGACGGGGGACCTGTACATGCTCGCCAGCCGTTCGGAGAGCAGCGCGGTCCAGGCGATTGGCAAGACCATCTACTACCTGCTGCCCAACCTGGAGCGGGTGAACTTCCGCCCCCAGGCCACGTACGCACTGCCTGTGGACGCGGCCACGTTCTTCTCTGGCGTGGGCTACAGCCTGGCGTGGACGCTGGTGCTCATCACCCTGGCCATCGCCATCTTCGAGCGGCGCGACTTCCGCTAG
- a CDS encoding YfhO family protein, producing the protein MSDAERGTAVGRWGRVALAGLLFGLFFFRALTTSDVFMGGDTLRDFYPMRHYWASRVAAFEFPDWLPYDGLGQSFPGIFITGMFHPTMWLHLVLPLGLAAKVTLLVCFPVALGGTYALVRSWDVPRAGALFAGVTFAFCGYLVCSTSNPKYLQAASTLPAVLWLTLRYLRQPGLLRLTLAGMALALLAFAGDAQAFVMANALIVCLTALDPLAGPWRRRVGACALLILAGGLLAAPQLLPAAALAAASEPGARSLGEAQRFSLHPLRLWELLMGPFLADAQGTQGIPYIVVTHLVPSGGFGRVWVDSVYLGTPACVLAVAGLVASIRQWRAWAFVALWGLLLALCLGDALPVYGWAYHLVPFWRPFRYPEKLVPLVSLGLAIAAGLGWKRCLGMGRRERAVTWVGVLLGLPCAALALAEWRGRWWSEHWLRVRWPDVPEPVLQGLSTNAVAVTGAAAVLAFACAVLVLLREWPTLQGALLVVLQWGSLMRANEPLYQLSPEELLSTPPAFVERIRASVPPGEPIRVASSLRETAPPRLPGLNYNDSLHLMLLSALAPDMVALSGMESANEYLPGVSPRVRQLKADRMQWFTRLAPRLGTRFLACATSELSTLGPQLSARSSFADPRLGLTLVEYADAMPRVFLARPECVADRAEAARRMTAATLPPPDVAVVECSAPLPPTPEESLGTVRESPGTPEHLSVEVEAPAPAVLVVNEAFQPGWRATLDGQDVSILPANVAVRAVAVPAGRHVVELHYRTPGLTAGLLVGATAWLGLLLACLGTRFIPRRRAVAS; encoded by the coding sequence ATGAGCGACGCGGAGCGTGGGACAGCGGTCGGGCGGTGGGGGCGGGTGGCGCTGGCGGGGCTCTTGTTCGGACTCTTCTTCTTCCGGGCGCTCACCACGTCCGACGTCTTCATGGGCGGGGACACGCTGCGGGACTTCTATCCCATGCGGCACTATTGGGCCTCGCGCGTCGCCGCGTTCGAGTTCCCTGACTGGCTCCCCTACGACGGCCTGGGCCAGTCCTTTCCCGGCATCTTCATCACCGGGATGTTCCACCCGACGATGTGGCTGCATCTCGTATTGCCGCTCGGGCTCGCCGCGAAGGTGACGCTGCTCGTCTGTTTTCCCGTGGCGCTGGGCGGGACGTACGCCCTGGTCCGCTCCTGGGACGTCCCTCGGGCCGGCGCGCTCTTCGCGGGCGTGACGTTCGCGTTCTGTGGCTACCTGGTCTGCAGCACCAGCAACCCCAAGTACCTCCAGGCGGCGAGCACGCTCCCCGCGGTGCTCTGGCTGACGCTGCGCTACCTCCGTCAGCCGGGTCTCCTCCGGCTGACTCTCGCAGGCATGGCGCTGGCCCTGCTGGCATTCGCCGGAGACGCCCAGGCCTTCGTCATGGCCAACGCGCTCATCGTGTGCCTGACGGCCCTGGATCCACTCGCCGGACCTTGGCGCCGACGTGTGGGGGCCTGCGCGCTGCTCATTCTCGCGGGGGGCCTGCTGGCCGCGCCGCAGCTCCTGCCAGCCGCGGCGCTCGCCGCGGCCTCGGAGCCCGGCGCGCGCTCGCTGGGAGAGGCCCAGCGCTTCTCACTCCACCCGCTGCGGCTCTGGGAGCTCCTCATGGGCCCCTTTCTGGCGGACGCCCAGGGCACCCAGGGCATCCCCTACATCGTCGTGACGCACCTGGTCCCGTCGGGAGGGTTCGGCCGTGTCTGGGTGGATTCGGTGTACCTGGGAACTCCCGCCTGCGTGCTGGCTGTGGCGGGGCTGGTCGCCTCCATCCGGCAATGGCGCGCGTGGGCCTTTGTGGCGCTCTGGGGGCTGCTGCTCGCGCTCTGCCTGGGCGACGCACTGCCGGTGTACGGCTGGGCCTATCACCTCGTGCCGTTCTGGAGGCCCTTCCGCTACCCGGAGAAGCTGGTGCCGCTCGTGTCGTTGGGACTCGCGATCGCGGCGGGTCTGGGGTGGAAGCGGTGCCTGGGCATGGGGCGCCGGGAGCGGGCCGTCACGTGGGTGGGGGTGCTCCTCGGGCTGCCATGCGCGGCGCTCGCGCTGGCCGAATGGAGAGGGCGGTGGTGGAGCGAGCACTGGTTGCGCGTACGTTGGCCGGACGTCCCCGAGCCCGTGCTCCAGGGGCTGTCCACCAACGCCGTCGCGGTCACGGGGGCCGCGGCGGTGCTCGCGTTCGCCTGCGCTGTGCTGGTCCTGCTGCGCGAGTGGCCCACCTTGCAAGGCGCCCTGCTGGTGGTCCTCCAGTGGGGCTCGCTGATGCGAGCCAACGAGCCGCTCTACCAGCTGTCCCCGGAGGAACTGCTGAGTACTCCCCCCGCCTTCGTCGAGCGCATTCGCGCGTCGGTCCCGCCGGGGGAGCCCATCCGCGTGGCCTCGTCGCTGCGCGAGACCGCGCCGCCGCGCCTGCCCGGGCTGAACTACAACGACAGCCTGCATCTGATGCTGTTGTCCGCCCTGGCCCCGGACATGGTGGCGCTATCGGGCATGGAGAGCGCGAACGAGTACCTGCCCGGCGTCAGCCCCCGCGTGCGCCAGCTCAAGGCGGACCGGATGCAATGGTTCACGCGGCTCGCGCCTCGGCTGGGCACCCGGTTCCTCGCGTGCGCAACGTCGGAGCTCTCGACGCTGGGGCCGCAGCTGTCCGCGCGGAGCTCCTTTGCGGACCCGCGGTTGGGCCTGACGCTGGTGGAGTACGCGGACGCCATGCCGCGTGTCTTCCTGGCCCGTCCTGAATGCGTGGCAGACCGGGCCGAGGCTGCGCGGCGGATGACGGCCGCCACGCTGCCTCCGCCGGACGTTGCTGTCGTGGAGTGTTCGGCTCCGCTGCCTCCCACGCCGGAGGAGTCCCTGGGGACGGTGCGTGAGTCCCCGGGTACGCCGGAGCACCTCTCGGTGGAGGTGGAGGCGCCTGCCCCCGCGGTCCTCGTCGTCAACGAGGCCTTCCAACCGGGCTGGCGCGCCACGCTGGACGGACAGGACGTCTCCATCCTGCCCGCCAACGTCGCGGTCCGCGCGGTGGCGGTCCCTGCCGGGAGACACGTGGTGGAACTCCACTACCGCACGCCCGGCTTGACGGCAGGGCTCCTCGTGGGGGCGACCGCGTGGCTGGGGCTTCTCCTGGCCTGCCTGGGGACGCGCTTCATCCCCAGGCGCCGGGCGGTGGCCTCCTAG
- a CDS encoding tetratricopeptide repeat protein, producing the protein MPPPSLSLRPSLQYGAVALSALLVFAGTLANGFVYDDVQLVLENPWPRSLAGVRESFGQPLFGFLESSTAQDVRNHYYRPLLHVVLFVLRRMAGPAAWVHHLALMMAHAAVSAGVLWLLRACLVRSRPVEDGGAGAWASLGGALLFALHPVHTEAVAWVSGAMDVGMALLLVVAARLWLPVPATPLRTVAASGAWLAALLLKETAFVLPVLLWSLERATASPLERGGLGSQARRYALLCVGGGMYAVLRLTALRGGLPEAPGAGGGSRLGGLLAFPADLGGKLLWPSPLAVVSPEGPVRSLLDARVGLGCALLVGLVALAIWAWRRRHAIAGAGLVWLGVPLVPAWVLQARGVDAYAERYLYLPSVGFVLLVGLALREALRKWPGGARTLALASGGVLAVFAALTLAYVPTWRDELSLWTYVQAHAADRPLIHVKLGDLHLNAGRLDAALPELELAARFLPGDFRVHNNLAVAYAKAGRMPEARREFEWTARLMPSNPVAWHNLGLVSRREGDLEAAIARFQDALRLSPQRVDSLLELGRTLVRAGRAAEAVAPLEEALRLSPGLEPARKALAEARAAASSPPR; encoded by the coding sequence ATGCCGCCACCTTCCCTGTCTCTTCGTCCTTCGCTCCAGTACGGTGCGGTGGCCCTGTCCGCGCTGCTCGTGTTCGCGGGCACCCTGGCGAACGGGTTCGTCTACGACGACGTGCAGCTCGTGCTGGAGAACCCGTGGCCGCGCTCGCTCGCGGGGGTGCGCGAGTCCTTTGGCCAGCCCCTGTTCGGCTTCCTCGAGTCGTCCACCGCGCAAGACGTCCGGAACCATTACTACCGCCCCCTGCTGCATGTGGTCCTCTTCGTGCTGCGGCGGATGGCTGGCCCTGCGGCGTGGGTCCACCATCTGGCGCTCATGATGGCGCACGCCGCGGTATCGGCGGGGGTGCTCTGGCTGCTGCGCGCGTGTCTGGTTCGCTCTCGTCCCGTGGAGGATGGTGGCGCCGGGGCCTGGGCCTCGCTGGGAGGCGCGCTCCTCTTCGCGCTTCATCCGGTCCACACGGAGGCGGTCGCCTGGGTGAGCGGCGCCATGGACGTGGGCATGGCCCTGCTGCTGGTGGTGGCGGCGCGGTTGTGGCTGCCTGTCCCCGCGACACCGCTCAGGACGGTGGCGGCTTCGGGGGCGTGGCTCGCGGCCCTGCTCCTCAAGGAGACCGCTTTCGTGTTGCCCGTGCTCCTGTGGAGCCTGGAGCGCGCCACCGCCTCCCCATTGGAGCGCGGCGGGCTGGGCTCGCAGGCCCGGCGTTACGCGCTCTTGTGCGTGGGGGGGGGCATGTACGCGGTGCTGCGGCTGACGGCCCTGCGCGGGGGGCTGCCGGAGGCTCCCGGTGCTGGAGGCGGGTCGCGGCTCGGAGGGCTGCTGGCGTTTCCCGCGGACCTGGGTGGCAAGCTGCTGTGGCCCTCGCCATTGGCTGTGGTGTCTCCGGAAGGGCCCGTGCGCTCCCTGCTGGATGCCCGCGTGGGGCTGGGATGTGCGCTCCTCGTGGGCCTGGTGGCGCTGGCCATCTGGGCCTGGCGCAGGAGACACGCCATCGCGGGGGCGGGGCTGGTGTGGCTGGGGGTGCCTCTGGTGCCCGCCTGGGTGCTGCAGGCGCGGGGTGTGGACGCGTATGCCGAGCGGTACCTGTACCTGCCGTCGGTTGGCTTCGTGCTCCTGGTGGGCCTGGCCCTGCGCGAGGCACTGCGGAAGTGGCCCGGAGGCGCGAGGACGCTGGCGCTCGCGTCCGGAGGCGTGCTGGCGGTCTTCGCGGCGCTGACGCTGGCGTACGTGCCGACGTGGCGCGATGAGCTGTCGCTCTGGACCTACGTCCAGGCGCATGCAGCGGACCGGCCCCTCATCCACGTGAAGCTGGGCGACCTCCACCTGAACGCGGGACGGCTGGACGCGGCCCTTCCAGAGTTGGAACTCGCCGCCCGCTTCCTTCCGGGAGACTTCCGCGTCCACAACAACCTCGCGGTGGCGTACGCGAAAGCGGGGCGGATGCCGGAGGCGCGGCGGGAGTTCGAGTGGACGGCGCGGCTCATGCCGTCCAACCCCGTCGCGTGGCACAACCTGGGGCTCGTGTCCCGCCGGGAGGGGGACCTGGAGGCGGCCATCGCACGCTTCCAGGACGCGCTCCGGCTGTCGCCCCAGCGCGTGGATTCATTGCTGGAACTGGGCCGCACACTGGTGCGGGCAGGCCGCGCAGCGGAGGCCGTCGCGCCGTTGGAGGAGGCCCTTCGCCTGTCGCCGGGCCTGGAGCCCGCGCGCAAGGCGTTGGCGGAGGCCCGGGCCGCGGCTTCCTCGCCACCACGCTGA
- a CDS encoding lipopolysaccharide assembly protein LapB — MIKVLDLLRFAPGLLLLATLSAPPGRPAQKQGGGPLLPRPGLLQTLFKSQQGLVTDYFWIMMMNRIGIAVRPDQYRDVYDYAELVTDLDPKFRQAYLYGGITIPVHLGREKYANTAESTRLLRKGLQHLPDNEQIAFQLAYNLMFFDKNYKEAADIIQELSKRPDAPPWYSALATRLYAQSGDFDNSLSLSMALRDGAQDEETREFYAHRVEEIRQERILRDLDAAIQHYKAREGHLPDGLAALVTSGDLPRIPEDPLGGKLFLGEDGRAYSDAVKFRMELIQDERDENGERLVPKPRVTTHDESQP; from the coding sequence ATGATCAAGGTGTTGGACCTGCTGAGATTCGCCCCGGGCCTGCTGCTGCTGGCCACCCTGTCCGCGCCGCCGGGCCGTCCTGCCCAGAAGCAGGGAGGCGGTCCCCTCCTTCCACGCCCCGGCCTGCTCCAGACGCTTTTCAAGTCCCAGCAGGGGCTGGTCACGGACTACTTCTGGATCATGATGATGAACCGCATCGGCATCGCCGTGCGGCCAGATCAGTACCGGGACGTGTACGACTACGCGGAACTCGTCACCGACCTGGATCCGAAGTTCCGACAGGCCTACCTCTACGGCGGCATCACCATCCCCGTGCACCTGGGGCGTGAGAAGTACGCCAACACCGCGGAGTCGACCCGGTTGCTGCGCAAGGGGCTCCAGCACCTGCCGGACAACGAGCAGATCGCCTTCCAGCTTGCCTACAACCTGATGTTCTTCGACAAGAACTACAAGGAGGCGGCGGACATCATCCAGGAGCTGTCCAAGCGGCCGGACGCACCTCCATGGTACTCGGCGCTCGCCACGCGCCTGTATGCGCAGTCCGGCGACTTCGACAACAGCCTCTCCTTGAGCATGGCCTTGCGCGACGGCGCCCAGGACGAAGAGACGCGCGAGTTCTATGCTCACCGGGTGGAGGAGATCCGCCAGGAGCGGATCCTGCGTGACCTGGATGCGGCCATCCAGCACTACAAGGCCCGGGAGGGGCACCTGCCCGACGGGCTGGCGGCCCTGGTCACCTCAGGCGACCTGCCCCGGATCCCGGAGGATCCGTTGGGAGGCAAGCTCTTCCTGGGTGAGGATGGCCGCGCGTACTCCGACGCGGTGAAGTTCCGCATGGAACTCATCCAGGACGAGCGCGACGAGAACGGCGAACGCCTGGTGCCCAAGCCCCGAGTCACGACCCATGACGAATCCCAACCCTGA